CctgcttgctgctgctgcaaatccTGCGGAGTGGAGGAGCCAAAAGTGGTAGCTTTCAAATTCATTTGCTTGAATGTGCTCTGAGGCTGCCAAGACACTTTTTCCATCGACAGGGTCCTACATGAAGTCCATCGGGGTCGTGGGCCAGCTAGAGCCAGAGGCGGCCTCGCACACGTGGAcgttttttctcattttcctaCTCagtatttattgacaaaaatagGACAATGCATGTCAAGAAACGCCATGGCCGGGTCGTGTTTAAAAAAGCAAAAGGTGTCGTGGGCCAATCGCCCGCCCGCCGCTGTTAATGTAGGACCCTGCGTGAAGCCAATTTTGTCCAAACCGGTCGGTTGGAAACCACTTTGGTGAAAAGCGCTCTGAACCCagtcccgtccgtccgtccgtccgtcgagTGGCGTTTGAAAGGCAGGTTTGTCCAAAGTGCTTTGAAGCCAGTTTTTGTCGAGTGAACGCAGTTGTGCGGCAGGGGAGGCGCGGGCGGCCCAggcgagacagacagacagacagaccttACGCCTCGGACCCGTCGCCCAGGCCCAGGTAGGCGGCGGCCTGCCCGGCCACCTCCCGGAAACGGACCGCCGTGTCGTCCAGGAAGATGTGAGCCGCCTCCAGATTCTGCTGGGCTAGAAAAAGCAGGCCGCAGAGCACGGCCACCAAGAGGGCCAGCTTGAGCAGGAGGGAGAGGACGCCGCCGCCACGGCGCACCGCGCCCACGGTGGCCAGTGAGGGGGCCGCCCCCCGCAAGAAGGACTCCGAGTAGGAGCGTTTCTCCGTGTGGACGCTGTGGCACACGCGGGACTCGTCCAGCCAGTACTCGCTGGGCTTGAGCGGTCGGCCCACCGCTCCTCGGATGGGACGCCTGCAGGTGGCGCTGGGAGTAAAACCATGTAGCAACGTAAAACACTTTTGAGCGGATAAGCGGGCGTCAGCGAGTGGCTGGCTACCTGATGACTGTCGGCGTGCTGATTTCATTGGCCAGGATGTCTTCCACCACGCTCTCGCCGAGTTTGACGGGGCCGTCGCCGGTCGCCTCCGGCACCTGTACATTTGCAAGCGTTTAGCGGCGCCGCCTACAAAACGCTAGCTAGCCACCGCGCCGGACCGCCGCGTCGACCTTGGTTTGCCGTCTGCTGCCGCTCCGCACGGCTACAGGAGTTTTCCCTCTGCTGCGCACGGGCTTGTCTACGACGGGAACCGACTCCGGTGGTTCGGCGCTGGTCATTTCCTCTGCATCGTGCGCAAAATGTATTTGAGAAATAAGTGGATGGGCCGATGAGAAGGATGCAGCAGAATAAACAACATGTCGTTGTGCGTGCACACGTGTATTAAACAactaaaggaaagaaaaagacaattgACGTCGTCGCTTGAATTCTTATTGAACTGACCGGGGGTGCCATTTGTAACATGTTTCACTTGAAAACTTTGCTGTCTGCAACGCGGATCAAATTGTGTATCCCTCGCCGATAAGCCAAGTATCAATCCATCCCCGATCAATAGCTACCGTCTTCCTTGTCGCTGTACTGGTCAGAGTTGGTGTTGCCGTTCTGATCGGCGTCGGCCGTGGGGAGCGCGGTGACGTCGGCGGGGGCCTCGGCCGCCAGCTCTCCCAGAAGCTTCTGCAGCTTCTTCTCGTACAACTTGCGCGACGAGgctgcaaacacacaaatgacGCAAAATGCCCAAGATCCAATACGTACTTGATAAACATACATTCTTGCAGGGACTTTTGGAACACATTTTAGCATTCCACGGGTCGACTTCGGTCGACTTCTTTATGACGCAAAGCAATGGGTAAAGCAATTGGTTGTTCGTTCAAATCCAAGAGTGGCAAAGCAGGCAGGCGGCCACGCAGGCGGCCACGCAGGCGGCCACGCAGGCGGCCACGCAGGCGGCCACGCAGGCGGCCACGCAGGCGGCCACGCAGGCGGCCACGCAGGCGGCCACGCAGGCGGCCACGCAGGCGGCCACGCAGGCGGCCACGCAGGCGGCCACGCAGGCGGCCACGCAGGCGGCCACGCAGGCGGCCACGCAGGCGGCCACGCAGGCGGCCACGCAGGCGGCCACGCAGGCGGCCAGGcaagcaggcagccacgcaggcgacATGTCATTTCAATGAGCTACAAAGTCAAGTCTATTCTGGGGTATATTTTTGGCGGTtaccggacggacggacggactgacGGCAGCAATTTACCCACGATGGGTCCCGCGTCCACTCCATACTTGGCCAGTTGCTGTCTGAGGTCATCATCGGTGAGTTCCGTCACCTCCACCTCTATGCGAGGCTTGTCCGTCTTCTTGGTGGCTTTCTGCACACGCACAGCACGTTGAAAAGGCGCGAGCGCTCAAATGGGTGCACAAAGACCACCgggcccgcacacacacacacacacacacacacacacacacacacacacacacacacacacatacacacacaaagttgGGGAGACTCACTCTGCCGGATCGGCTTTTGTTGGAGACCACCGGGGTGGGCAGCTCGTCGTCGCTGGAGAAAGTGTCGGCAGGCGGGCTCCTCTTGCTGTTCTGCGCCGTCAAATTCTTCAAATAGAGCTGCACGTAGACTTCTTTCTTATGCTCGCCGCTCGGCAGCGCCACATTGTTCGCCGCCAGCTCGATCTTCAACTTGTCTTTCGTAAGCACCGACGGGTCTTCCAGAAACTCGGCCATGTCGACTTTGAAGCAAGCGCCTTGCAAATGGGCTAGCGGATAACGGAACCGCAGCGGCGGGGGCGGGAGAGCAGCGGGCAGGAGCGAGCGAGCAGCGGGCGCGTTGTTGTCAAACACGATTGACTGGCGCCTCGTCGATGACGCTAGCAGGAGCCACGCTAATTTAGCCCAACAAAGCCGCTCGTTGACCTTTTAGCCGGCCCAGCTCAATATCGTCGGGTGGTCTGGATTTTTCCAAAGCGATTCCGCGCCTTTGCTCCCGAGGAAAAGGCTCGCTGAAGACTCCAATTGTAAATCAAGAGACGTTAGCGGTTAGCTTGCCCGACAGACACTGGCCCATTCGCCTCTTGCCTCCCCGCGGTCGGAGCGTGACCGGCAAGCACGTCGCTGCGCCATTGGCCGAGCGCTGCCAGTAAGCGCGACGGTGATTGGCTCCCTGTGAATGGAGCTCTGggcctcctccgccgccgcaaACAAAGAGggaaggatggaaggaaggaagaatggAAGCAAGCAGCGCAGACGGCCGGCTTGACGTCTAAACTCACAACGGCAACGCTTGGGGATTCATTCGGTTTAAATGGCTGGGCGTGTTCACGAACGCCTGCACGGCGCGTTGCATTCGTGACTTGGACCAAGAACGTCAATGGCGGACCGTTGTCGCCACCCGCTGGCTGCCCAATCGATCAGCCCCCCGTTCGTGTTATTGGTTCCAGGACGTCATTTGCCCAAAGGGTCGTAAACGTGAGCTGCGAGGCTCCAATGTATCCGCTCAAACAAACAGCACTACGTATGtcgtgctggctggctggcaatcGATCAAGGCAATATGTTGAGCTGCAGTGTTGTCTTCTCACCAGAAGAGAGCAGTACGAGTCATATGATTGCAAGTGCTGCTGCTTCCTTTCGAAAGCCTTCTGTACTTTTGTTTCGGCGAATATGTATTCCCATAACAGTTGTCTCCGTATATCGTATAGTTACAGATGTTTCTTTTCAATAGGTATGAATAGCAGGTCAAATGTGGAAATTCTCGTGAGTGTTTGCAGCCAACTTCACCACGTTCCCATATCACAACGGCATGCCAATATTGCCACCAGTCGAAAACACATTGGAGTAGAAATGAGTCCAATTGGACAGCCTCAATGTAAGCAAACTAGCGCTATGGAAATAAAGTCGATTGCCCAAACACGATGGACATGATCAAAGTTAACCTCGAGCCTTTGCATTTTGTTGGTGTAAAAAACAGGATGACAAAGGTTTGAACAAAACTAGCCCGACCTTGAAATAGTTGAGGGCAACTTCCTGCCGCCAACTTGTGGCCAAATGACTCAAACTAAATGGCAGGTAGATCTAAATCGAGCAAGAAACTGCATACAAAAATGGGGGAAAGATTGACTCGAACGACGGTGTaacactgcccccaggtggccaagacACTCACACCAGACCGGACAGGACAATTGAAGGAGTTTGTTAGGTCATTACGAGTATATTCAAGAgttctgattaaaaaaacacattcaccaataatttagaaagaaaaaagaagcaaatatTTGAATTTGGGTTGTGCGTGTAGGCGCACTTGTGGCGGGGCGGCGGCAGCGGTGTTTACGGCAGGCAGCCTTCTTGACCAAAAGCCAGCAGTccgggccgggccaggccgTGTGGTGCGGTGCGGTTGTGGCTGCGGGGACAGCGGTTTGAGGCGGCATTGTGGCTCCCCACTTGTCCTTTCCACAGACTCCCCCCACTCCCTGGGATGTTTCTGCACCACACCCCCACACACCAAACCACACTTAATACAGCACTTGAAGCACAGTTCAGCTTTtccacagccagccagcccgccaGCCCGCCAGCCcgccagccagcgagcgagaGGGTGCAAATGTGGAGCCCTTGAGAAACACCTCTTAAGCTTTCTTTGTGCGtaatttatacagaaaataaggcTCGGGCCAAGAATCATAGCGAGCGCCTCTTTAAGCATAACAGTCGTGGcctctggaaagaaaaaaaaaaaaaaaaaagatcaaagttGGCTCCAGAATGGTCAACAGTCCCATTTTGAGAATGAGTTCACTTTACGGCCGCTGGCGGTGGCTCTGATATGATGTTTTGTGACAGATTAGTGCAAAATAAACCAGGGGAACAAATTCAACAGCCGCTAACAAGCagatttttttggttttttttaaagtgaaacaGCAACGCCTGGATGAAGCCATGAAGTCAGACTCCTCAATGGAGTTGATCTTGGAGCCTTTGAATAAACCACAGCAGTCAGCCATTACAACTTTTCAGCCGTTCCCACTCAGGTTAGAACATTTCCTCCCGTGATGGCGACCTTGCgcgcatccctccctccctccctccctccctcgctcactTCAGCAAAGCTCAAAAGAATGACGGGACGTTGTTGGCCTTTTCTTTTCGGATAGCCGGCGGAATGTGCCACCACGGGACGGGCTCGCTTCAACTTAACTCATTGGCTGCCATTGACGTCAAAGTGTAAATGGGCTGGCCGTGAAAGAGTTAAGAAGAGTTACGTATGTTTCGCGTTAGCCATGTTGGAGAGAGGCAAAAGGAGGAGGATGCGGATGACGTCCTCAGAGGTTCCACTATGACATCGGATGCGAAGCCTTCGAACCAACCTAGACGTACAATAACATTGGATCATTCTGCTACCTTTGATTGGCAAACTAATTAAGACGAGTCCTGAGTGCTTTCCTGAGTGGAGAAAGTGGCTTTGCATCTGAGCGAGACGCTCCGAGCATGcgtgcactgcactgcactgcactgcaccgCACTGTGTGTGTTCTCGCCCAAATATTTTCACGTGTTGACAATCCAAATTTGAGCGAGTCGTAGACACGTCCGTCAGAGGAAAAACGAGCCgacaggaggaaaaaaaccccaaaacaaaaaaaacaaaaacggagcCTCCCGAGTTGTAGACGCGTCCGTCAGAAGAAAGAGGAGCCTCCCTTCCTGATGCCCGTTTGGACGCCGGCCCGCTCGCATCCTCGGCGTGTTTGCCAAACCATTACAATTTGGACCTTTTCCGTTTTGTTTGGCCTTTGGGTACGCACGCGCGCCTTGTCGCGTCCTCGCTGAACTCGGTCGGGGCAAACAGAACGGCGGCTCGGCTTTCAGGGAGCCCGTGAggaacggacggacggacggacggcgctTCCACTTTGTGTCGCTCGTCCATCTTAGCCCGACGTCATGGGTCGAGATGAGGGAGGGCCCAATTGTCCTTGGCGGCCGGGAAACGGGGAGGCCTCTTCTGTCATGACCGAGTCCCAACTCACACAAATCAAGTCGAGTCAGATTCCTTAGCTGAGGGCAAA
The window above is part of the Syngnathus typhle isolate RoL2023-S1 ecotype Sweden linkage group LG7, RoL_Styp_1.0, whole genome shotgun sequence genome. Proteins encoded here:
- the tmpob gene encoding thymopoietin b — its product is MAEFLEDPSVLTKDKLKIELAANNVALPSGEHKKEVYVQLYLKNLTAQNSKRSPPADTFSSDDELPTPVVSNKSRSGRKATKKTDKPRIEVEVTELTDDDLRQQLAKYGVDAGPIVASSRKLYEKKLQKLLGELAAEAPADVTALPTADADQNGNTNSDQYSDKEDEEMTSAEPPESVPVVDKPVRSRGKTPVAVRSGSRRQTKVPEATGDGPVKLGESVVEDILANEISTPTVISATCRRPIRGAVGRPLKPSEYWLDESRVCHSVHTEKRSYSESFLRGAAPSLATVGAVRRGGGVLSLLLKLALLVAVLCGLLFLAQQNLEAAHIFLDDTAVRFREVAGQAAAYLGLGDGSEA